The Luteitalea sp. DNA segment GCTCAATATCTACATGGTCGAGGACATGGACGAGGTATTGAAGGTCGCGCTCGCTGAGCCCTTGCCCGGTACGCTTGCGGAAGCCGCTGAAGGGGTCGAGCCCGCCGTGTCTGACGACGCCATTACACACTGACGACCTGGCACCTTGAAATTCGCCTCGGTTCGGTTCGTCCGGAGCGCCGCGGGCGTCGGGGATTTGCCACGTGACATGCTTCCGCAGGTCGCGGTGGTAGGTCGTTCCAATGTCGGCAAATCGAGCCTGATCAACGCCTTGGCCGGCACACGGGTGGCGCGCGTGAGTGCGGCACCCGGCAAGACCCGGCTGATCAATGTCTATCACGTGGAGGTTGCGACACCGACGTCCCGCTCGTTGTACGTCGTCGACCTCCCCGGTTACGGCTACACGCGCGGCGGATCGGCCGCGCGACGGTTGTTCGACAAACTGGTCCGTGCCTACTTCGCACAACCGGCGACAGAGAGTGGAGGGCACGGCCCGTCGGCAGCGCTACTCGTTGTCGACGCTCGACACCCTGGGCTCGCGAACGACGTCGCGGCCTGGAAATGGTTGGTGGCGCTGTCGTGTGAGACGGCAGTCGTCGCCTCGAAAATTGACAAACTTTCCCGCGTGGAGCGGATCCGCGTTATTGAATCATGGCAGACCTCGTTGAACGCTCCGGTCCTGGCCGCGTCGGCGGCGACCGGCGAAGGACTGGAAAGAATACGGAATCTCATCGTCCGGCTCACGAGCCGGCCAACCCCGCCCCCGCAAGGAGCCCCGTGAACGGCCGAGGACGCCCGCCGAGCGACGCAGCTCGTCCACCCGGCAGTGGGACGGATGTCATCGATCTCGCCACACTCAAGGAGATGAGCGTGGCCGAGCTGACACAGCTCGCCAAGGAGCTCGACATCCCGGGGGCCACCGGCATGCGCAAGCAGGAGCTCCTCTTCGAGATCCTGCGCGCGCGCACCGAGAAGAGCGGTCTGCTCTTCTCCGAAGGGGTGCTCGAAGTGCTGCCGGACGGGTACGGCTTCCTGCGTGCGCCCGACTACAACTACCTGGCTGGCCCCGACGACGTGTACGTCTCACCGTCGCAGATTCGCAAGTTCGATCTGCAGACCGGCGACACGGTCTCGGGACAGATCCGGCCGCCCAAGGAGGGTGAGCGC contains these protein-coding regions:
- the ysxC gene encoding ribosome biogenesis GTP-binding protein YsxC — encoded protein: MLPQVAVVGRSNVGKSSLINALAGTRVARVSAAPGKTRLINVYHVEVATPTSRSLYVVDLPGYGYTRGGSAARRLFDKLVRAYFAQPATESGGHGPSAALLVVDARHPGLANDVAAWKWLVALSCETAVVASKIDKLSRVERIRVIESWQTSLNAPVLAASAATGEGLERIRNLIVRLTSRPTPPPQGAP